The following proteins are co-located in the Solanum pennellii chromosome 8, SPENNV200 genome:
- the LOC107028119 gene encoding uncharacterized protein LOC107028119: protein MGNCNCSMKAVRDSRKSSDLNFARVMTNSGEILNLKGPKLVRQVLNEFPGYNIFSSNCLSSPLHNQELLLDGQFYYLQPVIQQKTEPILVEEEEEKTEHIRVSSSLTKGSAMEVLPAQREGVWRVKLIINPQQLEEIFSEEGNTEALIEQMRIAANTSSIAKHTRSTSCGVNWKSTLPSVYKLPNEKQNKILALDQSSTSSPR, encoded by the exons ATGGGGAACTGCAATTGTTCAATGAAAGCAGTAAGAGATTCAAGAAAATCATCAGATTTAAATTTTGCTCGTGTTATGACAAATTCAGGTGAAATATTGAATCTTAAAGGCCCCAAATTAGTTCGACAAGTTCTAAATGAATTTCCAGGTTACAACATTTTCAGTTCGAATTGTTTGTCTTCTCCATTACATAATCAAGAATTGCTCCTTGATGGGCAATTTTACTATCTTCAACCTGTAATTCAACAAAAAACAGAGCCCATtttagttgaagaagaagaagaaaaaacagagCATATTCGAGTTTCGTCCAGCTTGACGAAAGGGTCAGCCATGGAAGTTTTGCCTGCTCAACGAGAAG GTGTTTGGAGAGTCAAATTAATTATCAATCCTCAACAACTAGAGGAAATCTTTTCAGAGGAAGGGAATACTGAAGCCTTAATTGAACAAATGAGAATAGCTGCAAATACAAGTTCAATTGCAAAGCATACAAGAAGTACCTCTTGTGGAGTAAATTGGAAATCAACTCTTCCTAGTGTGTATAAATTGCCCAATgaaaagcaaaataaaatacttgCATTGGATCAATCTTCCACTAGCAGCCCTAGATGA